In Nisaea acidiphila, the DNA window GATCCTGCTCCTTTCCATCCCGGGAGGGGGCTTGATCTGGGGCTTCGGCTCCGCGGTTCTGTTCGGCGCGGCTTATATCATGATGACCGGGGTTATCCTGGTTTGGGGCGTGGAGGCGGTACCGGAGTATCCGGCATTTGGGCTCGGGGCCGGCTTTCTCTCCATCGCGGCCGGTCAGGTGGCAGGTGCTCCGGTCTTTGGATATCTCTACGAGAGCGCCGGCGTGGTGCCGGCGCTACTCACCTTCAGCGCGCTTGCCTGCCTTCCGATGGCGATAAAACGGGTGTGATCAGCCTCTCGCCTGCGCCCGTTGTCCCTGGGCGCGCTTGTCCAGCCACCAGCCATATTGCGGCGGCCATGTCTCGAAATCCTCGTCGAGCCTGAAGGCGTCGGCCGCGTGGCGCGGCCAGAACGGATTGTAGAGCGCCTCGCGGCCGATTGCGATCAGGTCCGCGTCGCCCGCTTGCAGGATTTCTTCGGCATGATGCGGATCGGTGATGAGGCCGACCGCCTGGGTCATGATCCCGACATCGCGGCGGATTTCGGCGGCATAGGGCACCTGGTAGCCCGGCGAGCGGTTCAGCTTGAAGTTGGTCGCGCCTTTCGGCGTCTGCCCACCGGAGGAACAATCTATCACGTCGACTCCGCGGTCCTTCAGTTCCTTCGCGAAGACCAGGCTGTCCTCCATTTCCCAGCCGCCTTCGATGGCGTCGACGGCAGAGATGCGGACGAAGAGCGGCAGGTTGTCCGGCAGAGCCTCTCGAACGTCCTCGGCGATCTCAAGGGAAAGACGCATCCGGCCCTGCAGGTCGCCGCCATAGGCGTCGGTGCGGAAATTGCCGAGCGGTGAGAGGAAGGTCTGCAGCAGATAGCCGTGCGCGCAGTGGATCTCGACGGATTCGAATCCGGCATCGACGGCGCGCTTCGTCGCATCGGCGAAAGCACCGCGCAGCCGTTTCATGTCGTCGAGGTCGAGTTCTCTCGGGGTCAGCCAGCCGTCCGCCAGGGGCACAGCGCTCGGTGCCTCCGGTTGCCAGGGCGTGTCGCCGCCGGCGATATCCTCCGGGGTGAGGGGGCCGTTGCCCTTCCAGGGCCGCTGCATGCTGCCTTTGCGCCCGGAATGGCCGATCTGGATCGCCGGGACCGAGCCTTCCGATTTCAGGAAGGCGGCGAGCGGCGCCAGCTTCTTTGCGTGCTCGTCGTCCCAGATCCCGAGATCGCCATGGGTGATCCGGCCGTCGCGGGTCACCGCGGTGACTTCCAGGATCACCATGCCGGCGCCGCCGATGGCGAACTTGCCAAGGTGCGCCATGTGGAAATCGGTCGGGAAGCCTTCCTCGGCGGAATACATGCACATGGGAGGGACTACGATCCGGTTCGGCAGGGTAATGCCCCGGAGTTGGATCGGCTGGAACAGCAGCGGCGTCTTATCGGTCATTTTTTCCTCCCGGTTCTCGCTGGCTCTTTTTGCGGGGGAGGATAGCCGAAGGCGCCGGAAAGTGGCCATTCCGGGTTGGTGCCGACCGGCCAAATCAATCGCGCCCGCTCGGCACTTGACAGGACCGCTGCGCACGCCATCGTGGGGGATCTTTTCCTCTCCCGTCCTTCCGTTGCCCGTCAGGAGCCGTTCAATGCCTATCGTCAACCGCATCGCCGACTTTCATGCAGAGCTGACGGGTTGGCGGCGGCATATTCATGCAAACCCGGAGCTGGGCTTCGAGGAGTTCGAGACCGCCGATTTCGTCGCCGAACGGCTGGCGGAGATGGGGCTTGAGATCCATCGCGGTCTCGGCGGTACCGGCGTGGTTGCGACGATCAAGGGCAATGGCGGAGACGGCCCTGCGATCGGTCTGCGCGCGGACATGGACGCGCTGCCGATCCAGGAGAAGGGCACGCCCGAGCACCGTTCGAAGAACGACGGAAAGATGCATGCCTGCGGCCATGACGGTCACACCACCATGCTGCTCGGTGCGGCAAAATATCTTGCCGAGACGCGCAATTTCGCCGGCACGGTCCACTTGATCTTCCAGCCCGCCGAGGAAGGCAAGGGCGGCGGCAAGAAGATGATCGAGGACGGTCTCTTCAAGCTGTTCCCCGTGGACGAGGTCTACGGCATGCATAACCGGCCGGAAATGCCGGTCGGCAGCTTCGGCGTCTCCGCCGGCCCTGTGATGGCGGCACGGGACAATTGGGAAATCTCGATCTCCGGGCGCGGCGCACATGCGGCGATGCCACACCAGGGCGTCGACCCGGTCGTCGTCGGGGCCAATATCGTCATGGCCCTGCAGACCATCACCAGCCGTAACACCGATCCGGCCGAGGCGCTGGTTATCAGCGCGACCCAGTTCCATGCGGGCGATGCCTTCAACGTCATCCCGGACGAGATCGTCCTGCGCGGCACCTGCCGGGTGCTGAACCCGGAGATCCAGGCGACCCTGCCGGAGCGGATCAAGCGCGTTGCCGACGGGATCGCGGCGACCTACGGAGCGACCGCGGAGCTGAATTACATGACCGGCTATCCGGCGACGGTGAACACTCCGAAAGAGGCGGAGTTCTCGGCCTCGATCTGCGCCGAGGTGGCCGGTGCCGCCGGCACGGTCGACCTCGATTTGCCGCCGAGCATGGGGGCGGAGGATTTTTCCTACATGCTGCAGGAAAAGCCGGGCGCCTATATCTGGTGCGGTAACGGCGATACCGCCGGCCTCCATCACCCGGAATACGACTTCAACGACGAGGCGCTTACGGTGGGGGCGAGCTATTGGTCGCGCCTGGTCGAGGCGCGCCTCGCGAAATCCGCGTGAGGCCGTGAGCGAACCCGCCAGTCTTCCCCGGGGCATTCACGTTCTCGGCGCCTCCGGCTCCGGGACCACGACTTTCGCCCGGGGCTGGGCCGACAGGTTCGGATACACGCATCTTGATACGGACGATTTCTACTGGCTTCCGACAGAGCCGAAATTCAAGGAAAAACGCCCGATCCCGGAGCGGCTGAGACTGCTCGCCGAGGCGATCGATGCGGCCGAAAACTGGATCCTCTCGGGATCTCTCGTGTCCTGGGGCGAGCCGCTGATCGAGCGCTTCGACCTTGTTGTGTTCGTCTACACACCGTTCGATCTCAGGATGGAGCGCCTCATCGCTCGAGAGGAGGAGCGCTACGGCGTCGCAGCCCTTGAGCCGGGCGGGGCGCATTACGATGCTCACATGGCCTTCATCGAGTGGGCGGCCTCATACGATTCCGGGGGACCGGAGATTCGCAGCAGGCGGATGCATGAAGACTGGATGAAACGGCTGACTTGTCCGGTAGTGCGCGTTTCGGGCTCAGACACGACGGCAGACCAGATCCAGCAGGTGCTCGAATTCTGGTCTGCTTCGGTCTTGCCCTCGCTCCGGTGACCTGTGTAAATCTCGCGGTCCGTGTGCGGCCGGTGCCGATGCGGGGCCGAAGCCGAATTTGCAGTGTTGAGTAGGATCCATGACAGAGACAGGCGCACCCCGTAATGCTGCGGTAGCGGACGCTGCTGCTCCGACGATTGCCGTTCTCGTCCCCTGCTACAATGAGGAAGCGACGGTGGCGAAGGTTGTCGGGGATTTCCAGACGGCCCTGCCGGGGGCGGAAATCCACGTCTACGACAATAACTCGACCGACCGGACATCGGAGATCGCGGCCTCGGCGGGCGCGATTGTCGGGTTCGAGGGCTTGGCGGGCAAAGGCAATGTGGTGCGCCGCATGTTCAGCGACGTCGAGGCGGACATCTACGTCCTGGTTGACGGGGACGCGACCTACAGCTCCGAGATGGCGCCGCAGCTGATCGCAATGTTGACCGAAAAGCATCTCGACATGGTGGTGGGCGCCAGGGTGAGCGAAGAGGCGGAGAGCTATCGCTTCGGTCACCGGTTCGGCAACCTCGCCTTTACCTCGCTGGTCGCGTGGATCTTCGGCAATCGCTTCACCGACCTCTTTTCCGGCTATCGGGTATTCTCGCGTCGTTTCGTAAAGACCTTCCCGGCGCTTTCCACCGGTTTCGAGATCGAGACCGAACTGACCGTGCACGCCCTCGAGCTCAATATGCCGATCGGCGAGATCGAGACGCCGTACCTCGCGCGTCCGGAAGGCTCCACCAGCAAGCTAAACACGATCCGGGACGGTATTCGCATCCTATATACGATCGTCATGATGCTGCGTGATGAGCGCCCGCTCGCCACGTTCGGACTGACCGGGCTGCTGCTTGTGTTGCTCTCGGTGATCTTAGCGGTGCCTCTCGTGTCCGAATATCTCGCGACCGGCCTTGTGCCGCGACTGCCGACCGCGATTCTC includes these proteins:
- a CDS encoding NADH:flavin oxidoreductase/NADH oxidase; the encoded protein is MTDKTPLLFQPIQLRGITLPNRIVVPPMCMYSAEEGFPTDFHMAHLGKFAIGGAGMVILEVTAVTRDGRITHGDLGIWDDEHAKKLAPLAAFLKSEGSVPAIQIGHSGRKGSMQRPWKGNGPLTPEDIAGGDTPWQPEAPSAVPLADGWLTPRELDLDDMKRLRGAFADATKRAVDAGFESVEIHCAHGYLLQTFLSPLGNFRTDAYGGDLQGRMRLSLEIAEDVREALPDNLPLFVRISAVDAIEGGWEMEDSLVFAKELKDRGVDVIDCSSGGQTPKGATNFKLNRSPGYQVPYAAEIRRDVGIMTQAVGLITDPHHAEEILQAGDADLIAIGREALYNPFWPRHAADAFRLDEDFETWPPQYGWWLDKRAQGQRAQARG
- a CDS encoding M20 aminoacylase family protein, with the protein product MPIVNRIADFHAELTGWRRHIHANPELGFEEFETADFVAERLAEMGLEIHRGLGGTGVVATIKGNGGDGPAIGLRADMDALPIQEKGTPEHRSKNDGKMHACGHDGHTTMLLGAAKYLAETRNFAGTVHLIFQPAEEGKGGGKKMIEDGLFKLFPVDEVYGMHNRPEMPVGSFGVSAGPVMAARDNWEISISGRGAHAAMPHQGVDPVVVGANIVMALQTITSRNTDPAEALVISATQFHAGDAFNVIPDEIVLRGTCRVLNPEIQATLPERIKRVADGIAATYGATAELNYMTGYPATVNTPKEAEFSASICAEVAGAAGTVDLDLPPSMGAEDFSYMLQEKPGAYIWCGNGDTAGLHHPEYDFNDEALTVGASYWSRLVEARLAKSA
- a CDS encoding glycosyltransferase family 2 protein encodes the protein MTETGAPRNAAVADAAAPTIAVLVPCYNEEATVAKVVGDFQTALPGAEIHVYDNNSTDRTSEIAASAGAIVGFEGLAGKGNVVRRMFSDVEADIYVLVDGDATYSSEMAPQLIAMLTEKHLDMVVGARVSEEAESYRFGHRFGNLAFTSLVAWIFGNRFTDLFSGYRVFSRRFVKTFPALSTGFEIETELTVHALELNMPIGEIETPYLARPEGSTSKLNTIRDGIRILYTIVMMLRDERPLATFGLTGLLLVLLSVILAVPLVSEYLATGLVPRLPTAILCTGMMLLGWLSCFCGLTLESLRLGRREAKRLAYLATDGVSALKRRASKKLQ